In Streptomyces sp. NBC_01381, a genomic segment contains:
- a CDS encoding DUF397 domain-containing protein — MIQWQKSSFSSGSDGASCVELASHDDKLLLRESDDPTQALALTRDGLAALLQQMRTERP; from the coding sequence GTGATCCAGTGGCAGAAGTCATCCTTCTCCAGCGGTTCGGACGGGGCTTCGTGCGTGGAACTTGCCTCACACGACGACAAGTTGCTACTCCGCGAAAGCGATGACCCCACCCAGGCGCTAGCCCTCACCCGTGACGGCCTCGCCGCCCTGCTGCAACAGATGCGAACGGAACGGCCATGA
- a CDS encoding DUF397 domain-containing protein → MTQWQKSSFSGGGDGNECVELARSNDKLLLRESNAPTQAISPAPASLTALLRRLKADRR, encoded by the coding sequence ATGACCCAGTGGCAGAAGTCCTCGTTCTCCGGCGGCGGCGACGGAAACGAATGCGTTGAACTCGCCCGCAGCAATGACAAGTTGCTACTCCGCGAAAGCAACGCCCCGACCCAAGCCATATCCCCCGCCCCCGCAAGCCTCACCGCCCTCCTCCGCCGGCTCAAGGCCGACCGCCGCTGA
- a CDS encoding helicase C-terminal domain-containing protein encodes MSTDEQAQRPADTPRSLAEALRSRGDESLGALLQARPDLLTPVPTDLTQLATRAATRASVVRALERLDRFTQQVAEALAVAPEPATYAELHALIAGDEESDGGDTAMDEALGRAVGVLREQALVWGPDDRLRLVRTARELLAPAPQYPSPTGLGPTVAEATAGMSPNRIQDIVTAAGLPSTHDAVSAVRSLTDLFTDRTRMSALLDEAPAESVEVLSRLVWGPPYGQVTADPARHLRWLLDRGLLLPTSPGTVVLPREAALHLRAGRAHRIIEPAPPAVQPLREHRPQVVDATAAGQAYTALATVEELLKDWDEGGPTVLRAGGLSVRDLKRTAVALDVPEPVAAFWVELAYAAGLVASDGEAEERYAATPAYDDWQELPAAERWSALATAWLTATRTAGLIGGRDGKDRTLSALGPHLDRSSAPEIRHRVLTLLTTLPDGASPTPDSLLARLRWERPPRGSAGGGASAGGVSTGSSTSAGNAPLELRARIAQWTLNEAELLGVTGRGALSSHGRALLGSEEGAATAPAPSPAELAVSAARAARLLTPLLPEPLDHVLLQADLTAVAPGPLERPLAETLAVLADVESKGGATVYRFTPGSVRRALDAGKSASDLHAFLAAHSRTPVPQPLAYLIDDVARKHGHLRIGAASAYVRCDDEALLNEILADKRSQGLRLRRLAPTVLAAQADPGALLEGLRSMGFAPAAESAEGDVLIHRAHAHRTPPRTAPEPVHDGPPLPDDTMTGAAVRAIRAGDLASTTPRKATPETTGALPRTTAAETLATMQAAVLTGEAVWIGYVNAEGSASQRVIAPIRVEGGFVTAYDHTADEVRTYPLHRVTGVAELAE; translated from the coding sequence ATGAGCACCGACGAGCAGGCACAGCGTCCAGCGGACACCCCCCGGTCACTCGCCGAGGCGCTTCGCTCCCGTGGCGACGAGTCGCTCGGTGCGCTGCTGCAGGCCCGCCCCGACCTGCTCACCCCCGTTCCGACCGACCTCACGCAGCTGGCCACCCGCGCCGCGACCCGCGCCTCCGTCGTCCGCGCCCTGGAGCGGCTCGACCGTTTCACTCAGCAGGTCGCCGAGGCCCTCGCCGTGGCTCCGGAGCCGGCGACGTACGCCGAACTGCACGCGCTGATCGCCGGAGACGAAGAGAGCGACGGCGGGGACACGGCGATGGACGAAGCCCTCGGCCGGGCCGTCGGCGTCCTGCGCGAGCAGGCCCTCGTCTGGGGCCCGGACGACCGCCTGCGCCTGGTCCGCACGGCACGCGAACTCCTCGCCCCCGCCCCGCAGTACCCCTCCCCCACCGGCCTCGGCCCCACCGTCGCCGAGGCCACCGCGGGCATGTCGCCGAACCGTATCCAGGACATCGTCACGGCGGCCGGGCTGCCCTCCACCCACGACGCGGTGTCCGCCGTCCGCTCGCTGACCGACCTCTTCACGGACCGCACCCGGATGTCCGCGCTGCTCGACGAGGCCCCCGCCGAGTCCGTCGAGGTGCTTTCGCGGCTCGTCTGGGGCCCGCCGTACGGCCAGGTGACCGCAGACCCGGCGCGGCATCTGCGCTGGCTCCTGGACCGGGGGCTGCTCCTGCCGACCTCGCCCGGCACCGTCGTACTCCCCCGCGAGGCGGCCCTGCACCTGCGCGCGGGCCGCGCGCACCGCATCATCGAACCGGCGCCGCCCGCCGTGCAGCCGCTGCGCGAGCACCGTCCACAGGTTGTGGACGCGACGGCGGCGGGCCAGGCGTACACGGCGCTCGCCACGGTCGAGGAGCTCCTGAAGGACTGGGACGAGGGCGGCCCGACGGTCCTGCGGGCCGGCGGCCTGAGCGTGCGGGATCTGAAGCGGACGGCGGTGGCCCTCGACGTACCGGAGCCGGTGGCCGCGTTCTGGGTCGAACTGGCCTACGCGGCGGGCCTGGTGGCGTCGGACGGCGAGGCGGAGGAGCGGTACGCGGCGACACCGGCGTACGACGACTGGCAGGAACTGCCCGCCGCCGAGCGCTGGTCGGCTCTCGCCACGGCCTGGCTGACGGCGACCCGCACGGCGGGCCTGATCGGCGGCCGCGACGGCAAAGACCGCACGCTGTCGGCGCTGGGCCCGCACCTGGACCGCTCATCGGCCCCGGAGATCCGCCACCGTGTCCTGACGCTCCTCACAACACTCCCGGACGGTGCGAGCCCGACGCCCGACTCGCTCCTGGCCAGACTGCGCTGGGAGCGCCCGCCGAGGGGCTCCGCCGGGGGCGGGGCATCCGCGGGCGGCGTGTCCACCGGCAGCAGCACATCAGCAGGCAACGCGCCACTCGAACTACGCGCCCGCATCGCCCAATGGACCCTGAACGAGGCGGAGTTGCTCGGCGTCACGGGCCGCGGCGCGCTGTCGTCGCACGGGAGGGCACTGCTTGGCTCCGAGGAGGGCGCGGCCACGGCGCCCGCCCCGTCCCCCGCCGAGCTGGCCGTATCCGCGGCCCGAGCCGCCCGCCTCCTGACCCCCCTCCTCCCCGAGCCCCTCGACCACGTGCTCCTCCAGGCGGACCTCACCGCGGTGGCCCCCGGCCCGCTGGAGCGCCCGCTCGCGGAGACCCTCGCCGTACTCGCGGACGTCGAGTCGAAGGGCGGCGCGACGGTGTACCGCTTCACGCCCGGCTCGGTGCGCCGCGCGCTGGACGCGGGCAAGTCGGCGTCCGACCTGCACGCGTTCCTGGCGGCACACTCCCGCACACCGGTCCCACAGCCTCTCGCCTACCTCATCGACGACGTGGCCCGTAAGCACGGCCATCTGCGGATCGGCGCCGCATCGGCGTACGTACGCTGCGACGACGAGGCGCTGCTCAACGAGATCCTCGCCGACAAGCGCTCCCAGGGCCTGCGCCTGCGCCGCCTCGCCCCCACCGTGCTCGCCGCGCAGGCCGACCCCGGCGCGCTCCTCGAAGGGCTGCGCTCGATGGGCTTCGCGCCCGCCGCGGAGAGCGCCGAGGGCGACGTACTGATCCACCGCGCCCACGCCCACCGCACACCACCGCGCACGGCCCCCGAGCCCGTCCACGACGGCCCGCCGCTGCCGGACGACACTATGACCGGCGCCGCGGTGCGCGCCATCCGCGCAGGCGACCTGGCCTCGACGACTCCCCGCAAGGCCACCCCGGAGACGACCGGCGCACTCCCCCGCACGACGGCGGCGGAAACCCTCGCCACGATGCAGGCGGCAGTCCTGACCGGCGAGGCGGTCTGGATCGGCTACGTGAACGCGGAGGGCTCGGCGAGCCAGCGCGTGATCGCCCCGATCCGCGTAGAGGGCGGCTTCGTCACGGCGTACGACCACACGGCGGACGAGGTCAGGACGTACCCGCTGCACCGGGTGACGGGGGTGGCGGAGCTCGCCGAGTGA
- a CDS encoding ABC transporter substrate-binding protein, translating to MTRSQNRRALAAGALALSGALALSACGSSDSDDDAANSGKTHVVKTAMGDVKVPVAPKRVVVLDTAELDSAITLGVKPVGATHVETSKGFPSYLPKDEVSGIKDVGEMLNPNMEAIAALDPDVILTSKIRHGAKYDQLKEIAPTVMTENTGHPWKENFQVHADALGKKAEAKKIVSAYDAHAKKVTTAVGGPAKAKATEVNVVRFVEGADIRIYGEQTYIATILKDVGLGRAPISAKAKDGFSYDVSPEKIDLADTDVIFQATYGDPKKAKQTQTTGSSLWKNMKAVKSGNVHTVEDELWIQGIGYTAANKILDEMQADLTKK from the coding sequence ATGACCCGCTCCCAGAACCGCCGCGCCCTCGCCGCCGGCGCCCTCGCGCTGAGCGGCGCGCTCGCCCTGTCGGCCTGCGGCTCGTCGGACTCCGACGACGACGCGGCGAACTCCGGCAAGACGCACGTCGTCAAGACGGCCATGGGGGACGTGAAGGTCCCGGTCGCCCCCAAGCGCGTCGTCGTCCTCGACACCGCCGAGCTGGACTCCGCGATCACGCTCGGCGTGAAGCCGGTCGGAGCCACGCACGTCGAGACGTCCAAGGGCTTCCCGAGCTACCTGCCCAAGGACGAGGTCAGCGGCATCAAGGACGTCGGCGAGATGCTGAATCCGAACATGGAGGCCATCGCGGCCCTCGACCCGGACGTCATCCTCACCAGCAAGATCCGGCACGGCGCCAAGTACGACCAGCTCAAGGAGATCGCGCCGACCGTGATGACGGAGAACACCGGCCACCCCTGGAAGGAGAACTTCCAGGTGCACGCCGACGCGCTGGGCAAGAAGGCCGAGGCGAAGAAGATCGTCTCCGCCTACGACGCGCACGCCAAGAAGGTCACCACGGCCGTCGGCGGCCCGGCGAAGGCCAAGGCGACGGAGGTCAACGTCGTCCGCTTCGTGGAGGGCGCGGACATCCGCATCTACGGCGAGCAGACCTACATCGCCACGATCCTGAAGGACGTCGGCCTCGGCCGCGCGCCGATCTCCGCGAAGGCCAAGGACGGCTTCTCGTACGACGTGTCGCCCGAGAAGATCGACCTCGCCGACACCGACGTCATCTTCCAGGCGACGTACGGCGATCCGAAGAAGGCCAAGCAGACGCAGACCACGGGCAGCAGCCTGTGGAAGAACATGAAGGCGGTCAAGTCGGGCAACGTCCACACGGTCGAGGACGAGCTGTGGATCCAGGGCATCGGCTACACGGCGGCGAACAAGATCCTGGACGAGATGCAGGCGGACCTGACGAAGAAGTAA
- a CDS encoding ABC transporter ATP-binding protein — MTGACLNARLSARELTLAYEDREVVHALDLAIPDGEVTVIVGPNACGKSTTLRALGRLLKPKSGAVLLDGEALAKLPTKKIAQQIGLLPQTPVAPEAITVGDLVARGRQPHQSWWQQWSDEDEKAVTEAMERTDVSALAERSVDELSGGQRQRVWIAMALAQDTGLLLLDEPTTYLDISHQVEVLDLVRQLNHDRGRTVVVVLHDLNQAARYADHLVAMKEGRIVAEGAPADVVTEELVREVFGLECVVVPDPVTGSPLVVPGAPWAAGSRSQSSAPSAPSSSARKVAQQP, encoded by the coding sequence GTGACCGGCGCCTGTCTGAATGCCCGCCTCAGCGCCCGCGAGCTGACCCTCGCCTACGAGGACCGTGAGGTCGTGCACGCCCTCGACCTCGCGATCCCGGACGGCGAGGTCACGGTCATCGTCGGCCCCAACGCCTGCGGGAAGTCGACCACCCTGCGGGCCCTCGGCCGCCTCCTCAAGCCGAAGAGCGGCGCGGTCCTCCTGGACGGCGAGGCCCTCGCCAAGCTCCCCACCAAGAAGATCGCCCAGCAGATCGGGCTGCTCCCGCAGACGCCCGTCGCACCCGAGGCGATCACCGTCGGCGACCTCGTCGCGCGCGGCCGCCAGCCGCACCAGAGCTGGTGGCAGCAGTGGTCCGACGAGGACGAGAAGGCGGTGACGGAGGCGATGGAACGTACCGACGTGTCCGCGCTCGCCGAACGCTCCGTCGACGAGCTCTCCGGCGGCCAGCGCCAGCGTGTATGGATCGCGATGGCGCTCGCCCAGGACACCGGCCTGCTGCTCCTCGACGAGCCGACCACGTATCTCGACATCTCGCACCAGGTCGAGGTCCTCGACCTGGTGCGCCAGCTCAACCACGACCGCGGCCGCACCGTGGTCGTCGTCCTGCACGACCTCAACCAGGCGGCCCGGTACGCCGACCATCTCGTCGCCATGAAGGAGGGCCGGATCGTCGCGGAGGGCGCACCGGCCGATGTCGTCACCGAGGAGCTCGTGCGCGAGGTCTTCGGTCTGGAGTGTGTGGTGGTGCCGGATCCCGTGACCGGATCGCCGCTGGTCGTCCCCGGGGCGCCGTGGGCCGCCGGGTCCCGTTCGCAGTCCTCCGCACCCTCCGCACCCTCCTCATCCGCTCGAAAGGTGGCCCAACAGCCATGA
- a CDS encoding iron chelate uptake ABC transporter family permease subunit, with translation MTDRPRCGQAFRTAERVGTTPTAGPPKKLRPAGYSVLRVRKAAFLVHRRAASVTLALSALLAASCLAYLCIGESFVQPAEALKVVFGQPSPDELVVGTLREPRMVVGLLVGAAFGVAGGLIQTVARNPLASPDIIGISQGASAVTVGAMTLGVTSYTVLPYLSVLGGVAAAALVYVFAWRGGLHATRFVLIGIGFAIALRSITTLFMTKGDYLVAQQAQIWMTGSLNGRGWAEAEPLGLTLLVLLPFIAWAARAQRSVTMDDDTATALGVRLGHVRLGLVLLGVVLASVATGAAGPVDFVALLAPQIARRMTRTAQIPLLCSALLGALIMVIADLLARRLFSPTELPVGVLTAAVGAPYLIWLIVRSRSVRTGGTS, from the coding sequence ATGACAGACCGCCCTCGTTGTGGGCAGGCGTTCCGCACGGCGGAACGGGTGGGCACAACGCCCACTGCCGGGCCACCGAAAAAGCTGCGTCCGGCTGGGTATTCGGTGCTCCGGGTCCGCAAAGCAGCCTTCCTGGTGCACCGCCGGGCAGCCTCAGTAACCCTCGCCCTAAGCGCCCTGCTGGCAGCCAGCTGTCTCGCGTACCTCTGCATAGGCGAGTCCTTCGTCCAGCCCGCCGAAGCCCTGAAGGTCGTCTTCGGGCAGCCGTCCCCCGACGAGCTGGTCGTGGGCACGCTGCGCGAACCCCGCATGGTCGTCGGCCTCCTCGTCGGCGCCGCGTTCGGCGTCGCCGGCGGGCTGATCCAGACCGTCGCCCGCAACCCCCTCGCGAGCCCCGACATCATCGGCATCAGCCAGGGCGCGAGCGCCGTCACGGTGGGTGCGATGACCCTCGGGGTCACCTCGTACACCGTCCTTCCGTATCTCTCGGTGCTCGGCGGAGTCGCCGCCGCCGCTCTCGTGTACGTCTTCGCCTGGCGCGGCGGCCTGCACGCCACCCGCTTCGTGCTCATCGGCATCGGCTTCGCCATCGCCCTGCGGTCCATCACCACGCTCTTCATGACCAAGGGCGACTATCTCGTCGCCCAGCAGGCGCAGATCTGGATGACGGGCTCGCTCAACGGCCGCGGCTGGGCGGAGGCGGAGCCGCTCGGCCTGACCCTGCTCGTGCTGCTCCCGTTCATCGCGTGGGCGGCCCGCGCCCAGCGCTCCGTGACCATGGACGACGACACGGCGACCGCGCTCGGGGTGCGCCTGGGACACGTACGCCTCGGTCTCGTGCTGCTCGGCGTCGTCCTCGCCTCCGTGGCGACCGGCGCCGCGGGGCCCGTCGACTTCGTGGCGCTGCTGGCCCCGCAGATCGCCCGCAGGATGACCCGCACCGCGCAGATCCCGCTGCTCTGCTCGGCGCTGCTCGGCGCGCTGATCATGGTCATCGCCGACCTCCTCGCCCGCCGGCTCTTCTCGCCCACGGAACTCCCGGTGGGTGTGCTGACCGCGGCCGTCGGAGCCCCGTACCTGATCTGGCTCATCGTCCGCAGCCGTTCCGTCCGCACTGGAGGCACCTCGTGA
- a CDS encoding iron ABC transporter permease produces MRVPARRAVAMTAAVLALLLAVLLSLSVGARAIAPSAVFDALLHGGHSDAAEVVREMRVPRTVIGLMVGAALALAGTVLQGITRNPIADPGILGVSQGASVGVVMAIAFAGVHTLTGYVWYAFVGAGIASVAVYAIAASGRGGATPVKLALGGAAINALLVSLTTAVLTTKASALDEFRFWQVGSLSGRDTEVVGQIWPFLLVGLLLVLSVARGLDALALGEDVAKGLGQKVATVRIVGGLGATVLTGAGVAAAGPIAFIGLAVPHIARAIVGSGHRWVLPMAAVLGPVMLLVSDTVGRVIFPPSEVPAGVMTALIGVPFLVTLVRRKVVAA; encoded by the coding sequence ATGCGTGTGCCAGCCAGACGCGCTGTCGCGATGACGGCGGCCGTGCTGGCCCTGCTGCTCGCGGTCCTGCTCAGCCTCTCCGTCGGCGCCCGCGCGATCGCGCCGTCCGCCGTCTTCGACGCCCTGCTGCACGGCGGGCACAGCGACGCCGCCGAGGTCGTCCGCGAGATGCGGGTGCCGCGTACGGTCATCGGCCTGATGGTGGGCGCCGCGCTCGCCCTGGCGGGCACCGTCCTGCAGGGCATCACCCGCAACCCCATCGCCGACCCCGGCATCCTCGGCGTCAGCCAGGGCGCGTCGGTGGGCGTCGTCATGGCGATCGCCTTCGCCGGGGTCCACACGCTGACCGGGTACGTCTGGTACGCCTTCGTCGGCGCGGGCATCGCGTCCGTCGCGGTGTACGCGATCGCCGCGAGCGGACGGGGCGGGGCGACCCCCGTGAAGCTCGCGCTCGGCGGCGCCGCGATCAACGCGCTCCTCGTCTCCCTGACCACCGCCGTCCTCACCACCAAGGCCTCCGCCCTGGACGAGTTCCGCTTCTGGCAGGTGGGTTCGCTCTCCGGTCGTGACACGGAGGTCGTCGGGCAGATCTGGCCGTTCCTGCTCGTGGGGCTGCTGCTCGTGCTGTCCGTGGCGCGCGGGCTCGATGCGCTCGCCCTCGGGGAGGACGTGGCCAAGGGGCTCGGGCAGAAGGTCGCGACGGTGCGGATCGTCGGCGGACTTGGCGCCACCGTGCTCACCGGCGCCGGGGTCGCGGCCGCCGGGCCCATCGCCTTCATCGGGCTCGCCGTACCGCACATCGCTCGCGCGATCGTGGGCAGCGGGCATCGCTGGGTGCTTCCTATGGCCGCTGTCCTGGGGCCGGTGATGCTCCTCGTCTCCGACACGGTGGGGCGGGTGATCTTTCCGCCGAGCGAGGTACCGGCCGGGGTGATGACCGCGCTGATCGGGGTGCCGTTCCTGGTGACGCTCGTGCGCCGGAAGGTGGTGGCGGCATGA
- a CDS encoding HAD family hydrolase, giving the protein MTSRAPTVGFDLDMTLIDSRPGIKAAYEALSAETGTYIDADLAITRLGPPLDEELRHWFPEDKIQEMGDRYREIYPTYAIAPALAMPGAREAVAAVREHGGRAIVVTAKHEPNAKLHLAHLGIEADAVIGWLWAEAKAEALREHDAAVYVGDHTGDVRGARTAGALSVAVPTGPCDAAELRAAGADVVLTDLTEFPAWLASYAADAAAK; this is encoded by the coding sequence ATGACCTCTCGCGCTCCGACGGTCGGTTTCGACCTCGACATGACCCTGATCGACTCCCGCCCGGGCATCAAGGCGGCCTACGAGGCACTGTCCGCGGAGACGGGGACGTACATAGACGCCGACTTGGCCATCACCCGCCTCGGCCCGCCCCTTGATGAGGAGCTGCGCCACTGGTTCCCCGAGGACAAGATCCAGGAGATGGGCGACCGTTACCGTGAGATCTATCCCACATACGCCATCGCGCCGGCGCTCGCGATGCCCGGCGCCCGGGAGGCCGTCGCCGCGGTCCGCGAGCACGGCGGCCGCGCGATCGTGGTGACCGCCAAGCACGAGCCCAACGCCAAGCTGCACCTGGCGCACCTCGGCATCGAGGCGGACGCGGTGATCGGCTGGCTGTGGGCCGAGGCGAAGGCGGAGGCGCTGCGCGAGCACGACGCGGCGGTGTACGTCGGCGATCACACCGGTGATGTACGCGGCGCGCGTACGGCCGGCGCGCTGTCCGTCGCGGTGCCGACCGGGCCGTGCGACGCAGCCGAACTGCGCGCGGCGGGCGCGGACGTCGTGCTCACCGACCTGACGGAATTCCCCGCCTGGCTCGCGTCGTACGCCGCCGACGCCGCCGCTAAGTAG
- a CDS encoding cold-shock protein, which translates to MPTGKVKWFNSEKGFGFLSRDDGGDVFVHSSVLPAGVDTLKPGQRVEFGVVAGQRGDQALSVTILDPTPSVAAAQRRKPDELASIVQDLTTLLENITPMLEKGRYPDKASGAKIAGLLRAVADQLDV; encoded by the coding sequence GTGCCTACCGGCAAGGTCAAGTGGTTCAACAGCGAGAAGGGCTTCGGCTTTCTCTCCCGCGATGACGGCGGCGACGTCTTCGTGCATTCCTCCGTACTGCCCGCCGGCGTCGACACACTCAAGCCCGGACAGCGCGTCGAGTTCGGCGTCGTCGCGGGCCAGCGCGGTGACCAGGCCCTTTCGGTCACGATCCTCGACCCGACGCCGTCGGTCGCGGCGGCCCAGCGCCGTAAGCCGGACGAACTGGCCTCCATCGTGCAGGACTTGACGACGCTCCTGGAGAACATCACGCCGATGCTGGAGAAGGGCCGTTACCCGGACAAGGCATCCGGCGCGAAGATCGCCGGCCTGCTCCGTGCGGTGGCGGACCAGCTGGACGTCTGA
- a CDS encoding 1,4-dihydroxy-6-naphthoate synthase, protein MTETQAQVDRPLQIAYSPCPNDTFVFDAWAHGRVPGAPELDVTFADIDITNGMAERGEFDVLKVSYAVLPWVLDEYALLPCGGALGRGCGPLVLTREAGVDLTGKTVAVPSEKSTAYLLFRLWAADTLTGGGVGEIVVLPFDQIMPAVRDGKVDAGLVIHEARFTYQNYGLHCLADMGEHWEQTTRLPIPLGAIIAKRSLGAERLRQLADAARTSVRMAWDDPEASRPYVLEHAQEMDPAVADQHIGLYVNEFTADLGESGYAAVRGLLTRAAAEGLVPALPPGALNFG, encoded by the coding sequence ATGACTGAGACCCAGGCCCAGGTGGACCGGCCGCTGCAGATCGCGTACTCGCCCTGCCCCAACGACACGTTCGTCTTCGACGCCTGGGCGCACGGCCGGGTGCCCGGCGCGCCCGAGCTCGACGTCACCTTCGCGGACATCGACATCACCAACGGCATGGCGGAGCGCGGCGAGTTCGACGTCCTGAAGGTGTCGTACGCCGTGCTGCCCTGGGTCCTCGACGAGTACGCGCTGCTGCCGTGCGGCGGGGCGCTCGGGCGGGGCTGCGGACCGCTGGTGCTCACCCGGGAGGCCGGGGTCGATCTCACCGGCAAGACGGTGGCGGTGCCGAGCGAGAAGTCGACGGCGTATCTGCTGTTCCGGCTCTGGGCCGCGGACACCCTGACCGGTGGTGGCGTCGGCGAGATCGTGGTGCTGCCCTTCGACCAGATCATGCCCGCGGTGCGGGACGGAAAGGTCGACGCGGGGCTCGTCATCCACGAGGCGCGCTTCACCTACCAGAACTACGGCCTGCACTGCCTCGCCGACATGGGCGAGCACTGGGAGCAGACGACACGCCTGCCGATCCCGCTGGGCGCGATCATCGCCAAGCGGTCGCTCGGCGCCGAGCGGCTGCGGCAGCTCGCCGACGCGGCGCGGACCTCCGTGCGCATGGCCTGGGACGACCCCGAGGCATCCCGGCCCTACGTCCTTGAGCACGCGCAGGAGATGGACCCGGCGGTCGCCGACCAGCACATCGGTCTGTACGTGAACGAGTTCACCGCGGATCTCGGCGAGAGCGGATATGCGGCGGTCCGGGGGCTGCTGACACGGGCCGCCGCGGAGGGTCTTGTCCCGGCGCTGCCGCCCGGTGCGCTGAACTTCGGCTAG
- a CDS encoding futalosine hydrolase, producing MVVQAREGLLTTASVRVLVATAVPAERDAVAKGLPSEYGDVVAAGVGPAAAAAHTAAAIARGTYDLVVSAGIGGGFQPGAPVGSLVVADEITAADLGAQTPDGFLPVTELGFGAVTHLPPPSLVRDVAAATGGRAGGVLTVSTVTGSAERAAELRRRHPGALAEAMEGFGVAEAAAAYGLPVLEIRAVSNAVGPRDRGAWRIGDALAALTDAFGKFAPVLESWKRHD from the coding sequence GTGGTCGTTCAAGCTCGAGAAGGACTCCTGACCACGGCTTCGGTACGTGTTCTGGTGGCCACCGCCGTCCCGGCCGAACGGGACGCGGTGGCCAAGGGCCTGCCTTCTGAGTACGGCGATGTCGTCGCCGCCGGGGTGGGCCCCGCCGCCGCTGCCGCGCACACCGCGGCCGCCATCGCGCGCGGCACGTACGACCTCGTCGTCTCCGCCGGAATCGGCGGCGGCTTCCAGCCCGGCGCGCCCGTCGGCTCCCTCGTCGTCGCCGACGAGATCACCGCGGCCGATCTGGGCGCCCAGACGCCCGACGGGTTCCTGCCGGTCACCGAACTAGGGTTCGGTGCCGTCACGCACCTCCCGCCGCCGTCCCTCGTACGCGACGTGGCCGCGGCGACCGGCGGCCGGGCCGGCGGTGTCCTCACCGTCTCCACCGTGACCGGCTCCGCCGAGCGCGCCGCCGAGCTGCGGCGGCGCCACCCCGGTGCGCTCGCCGAGGCGATGGAGGGGTTCGGGGTCGCCGAGGCGGCCGCCGCGTACGGACTGCCCGTCCTGGAGATCCGCGCGGTCTCCAACGCCGTCGGGCCGCGGGACCGCGGCGCCTGGCGGATCGGCGACGCGCTCGCCGCGCTGACTGACGCGTTCGGGAAGTTCGCGCCCGTACTGGAGAGTTGGAAGAGGCATGACTGA
- a CDS encoding DUF2771 domain-containing protein, with translation MTSLLRGGAAHVHSSARRRRSVAAIGAVSAGLLVLSACDKPTPLATVTVGSNSVNTEASCYNDGEELKQSQLQGCLKDKDVKSIKVDPDEKVRFGVDPEIAEKGWTLLMNGQPLTESSDKTYVVIPGSVFFNQQYGGGTNATTVSLLEGGKGSGSKATGLWSFKLEKDS, from the coding sequence ATGACCTCCCTGCTCCGCGGCGGAGCCGCACACGTTCACAGCTCGGCGCGCCGCCGCCGTTCCGTGGCTGCCATTGGCGCTGTCTCCGCCGGACTCCTCGTCCTGTCCGCCTGCGACAAGCCGACGCCGCTCGCCACCGTCACGGTCGGCAGCAACTCGGTGAACACCGAGGCCTCCTGCTACAACGACGGCGAGGAGCTCAAGCAGTCTCAGCTGCAGGGCTGCCTGAAGGACAAGGACGTCAAGTCCATCAAGGTCGATCCCGACGAGAAGGTCCGCTTCGGCGTCGACCCGGAGATCGCCGAGAAGGGCTGGACGCTCCTGATGAACGGTCAGCCGCTCACCGAGTCCAGCGACAAGACGTACGTCGTCATCCCGGGCAGCGTCTTCTTCAACCAGCAGTACGGCGGCGGCACCAACGCCACCACCGTCAGCCTGCTCGAGGGCGGCAAGGGCTCCGGCTCCAAGGCGACGGGCCTGTGGTCGTTCAAGCTCGAGAAGGACTCCTGA